In a genomic window of Penaeus vannamei isolate JL-2024 chromosome 10, ASM4276789v1, whole genome shotgun sequence:
- the LOC113803405 gene encoding microtubule-associated protein 1B-like isoform X3, producing the protein MSGFLHSLKNITGKHGQDTRMRFSVAPLPGDSGFMQWHDAMMMCARLPGGIPQEFRRRLWLTLSEKHLQARGVDWSHAERFCFNEWSNPDDDELGDQIVKDLHRTGCSLFCGEEAEDNQAMLKRVLLAYARWNKAVGYCQGFNMLAAIILEVMERQESDALKVMIYLIEGVLPESYFANNLRGLSVDMAVFRDLLRLRLPHLSRHLEHLQHDAADLATGTSYEPPLTNVFTMQWFLTLFSNCLPRETVMRVWDLTFLQGDEVLLRTALAIWDGLAVRILDVHSADEFYTVMGVLTQEMLTYGLMDANKLVQTVVGMAPFPFPGLAELRDKYTYNITPWTQSVSSVAKRGLRLFYSDDDDDDNDEDDQKIAVATAFGLSGIFRKGIESRGPSPVGGGSSASPGAFVPLGFPSTRHTHEISRPNLDISALKKQYARLRERQKQAHIILTGEQGSGFSLAASQLRVGSSLGGGGTQRSTPLAMNHLLRGKKALTSKTKRGAPQGVIPVMEPKKKVERKFSDSTGARPAPQAQKAQLKSSSRSLRSHYQTLKRPPSSCSQSPPKVETLHWKDTPRRDRRASLPSGVKLLEAPAPAPSALGVQDEADDAEGGSSTSTELCDDEDEDKLSDLEADAAAEGRPATTSPRLETVTEVQKTTPAKQPRRRQEAKAITSQREKSAAEKETEPKPGTKPPVKAPQEKPEVVTAQTKPGLLPDSESRDKPEIKSDIELEAGKLDDSKADIKPPLREEEETKTSTELGETKQKSGVVESSEEEIAKQAKLEDRIKKIIPENKLREIESQKEPETIISEGKTEEIKAESEAQEIKPEIKPNEIKPTIKAAEIKPPTDSIEIKPEIKEITEHAAIESLEIKPEIKPKEIKPEIKPEEIKPEIKPKEIKPGIKAVEIKPEIKPKEIKPEIKPKEIKPEIKPKEIKPEIKPEEIKPEIKPKEIKPEIKAVEIKPEIKEITEHAAIESLEIKPEIKPEEIKPEIKPEEIKPPTDSIEIKPEIETKEIKPETKAVDIKPEIKEIAEHAAIESLEIKPEIKVVEVKPAIESVQIKPDIISVEVKPATESVEIKPEIESVEIKHKMEVEIRPESESVEVKPEINIKAEIKSKETKAEHLLTAITQEEMKTDELKPKDKQEEVKQEGKLEEFEPEDVLETVRAENTLPEIKPKEVGLEDKTDEIKLTKLTAENILEEMKLENEVELEETKPEAKGVELRLEGVSATILDVGQQRQDTTVGATWEETPHKEMAQEGVREGEISKGVLENIVQGEQLEKTIIDQKEEGEPVELEVTEGIFKWTKFAFTEEEVKPEEIVEHAASLPLSPHLPADVAAESDIPVQAENPPPSSLYSPSYAFSYGIPLEVLLAGKNLTAAEIIARIPFPSDVSFMKGPEEIDKFSAQHNVTPQRSPIETTFPDFPSLVPVSETSLTVKMSPDSSPSLSPSPSPRTSPISASPHRSLTNTPSISPNTTQETKASVNWSQTELPSTPPESRMGSPLIPPKSPKITVEDEKKNVFEIHSGVPGFSTFVFHPLEETEEKSLSNICPEAELDSEAKVLPGETVQKSKDPNITGQNIRDSPILHDTPFVDTLGFSQRSTESNTTSDTEIPCHIAKQFNIDFDIQEGNEIKDESFSDISVKHNIKDLYTIGDEDTQEVSEENDTDVPPKLLTFRKNISRSRLTTMLTDNAEKEPSDTDSQVYEAGVLTVDSFKTDTSHDACYLPPSSSLETKSQYPTAEVSDITQPKVASANNDSFNIKLGDIEMCLKTEQLDQEKAATSEVDVLKSTSPVCSSEKPLSPIPLATHLVSKTEIQVSGTRAEVPKTTIQTDDDRPVLLHSQIKSSSLSVGAMDVSESADNQELEQKSSFTEFKDSYLSSQASSSRESDVGPLDNSISSAVTPLESKILAEVTREDREIVHTQSQAETNADVTARLSTIVPSKISLEERISALLPPETLATWTAKYESDKVASLSEEPGGISNEEKSFETNLPLVDESQDEAKTLIIEMQGGASHSESYNKENEPVHTEDRQTSKQSSVETAEKADQTLKKLFEDSKLLLKENNGNITQEKVREEIQCSPTEPISKDKKLPLPSEYEDSDKLPPYKEGIQTTAGKGYEESALLPMEDKLDTQLGNILCSTPKVCSPFVERSDDIVEFAVDKLSQETEIGTSKRAQEGTQPVSKLPCDVKPDQSEIKPRESTDELASSQMAAGESISCLGDVDEASQGPSRRQRGESSLTASLEGRISAFPFSIDSEENVLSFEETGEDDAVFESGGPEMETDFFSEKDLSSEAIRQRLWRGVKSLSLDADITLDPDIFCFLIQQSSKSSHKEGKRKGLQKRRNSEVELQELVKENTEIIERIMKQKSVEDAGALIYSIKETDTPANTPIEEHEEAAQSVKSNSNREHESTAKSSSSSTEPHELPLANSSGSELSEALSLEKETRSQHPKEMPSGHASPPDQKMSSQGSDMDQAAKSISTMKSSSKTTKLSRSSSVSLEGPMRPITFNPFPTRNVPRQPKEVAVKLGLYSPTKTSSSSPT; encoded by the exons CTGTGGTTGACCTTGTCCGAGAAGCACCTCCAGGCTCGCGGCGTCGACTGGTCCCACGCCGAGAGGTTCTGTTTCAACGAGTGGTCCAACCCCGACGACGATGAGCTGGGTGATCAGATCGTCAAG GACTTACACCGAACCGGCTGTTCGCTGTTCTGTGGCGAGGAAGCAGAAGACAATCAGGCCATGCTGAAGCGCGTGCTGCTCGCGTATGCTCGCTGGAACAAGGCGGTTGGTTACTGCCAAGGCTTCAATATGCTGGCAGCCATTATACTCGAGGTCATGGAACGGCAGGAGTCTGATGCTCTGAAG GTGATGATCTACTTGATCGAGGGCGTCCTCCCCGAGTCCTACTTCGCCAACAACCTCAGGGGCCTCAGCGTCGACATGGCCGTGTTCAgggacctcctccgcctccgcctccctcaCCTCTCGCGACACCTGGAGCACCTGCAACACGACGCTGCTGATCTTGCCACGG GCACCAGCTACGAGCCACCTCTTACCAACGTCTTCACGATGCAGTGGTTCCTCACGCTGTTTAGCAACTGCCTCCCGCGAGAGACCGTGATGCGCGTGTGGGACCTGACGTTCCTGCAGGGGGACGAGGTCCTCCTCAGGACGGCCCTCGCCATTTGGGACGGTCTTGCAGT GCGCATCCTGGACGTTCACTCGGCGGACGAATTCTACACGGTCATGGGCGTGCTCACGCAGGAGATGCTGACCTACGGCCTCATGGACGCCAACAAGTTAGTGCAG ACTGTGGTAGGAATGGCCCCGTTCCCGTTCCCCGGCCTTGCTGAATTGCGAGACAAGTACACGTACAACATCACGCCGTGGACCCAGTCGGTGTCGTCCGTGGCCAAGAGAGGACTCAGGCTTTTCTActcggacgacgacgacgacgacaatgacgAGGACGACCAGAAGATCGCGGTGGCCACGGCCTTTGGCCTCTCCGGCATCTTCAGGAAAG GCATAGAAAGCCGCGGGCCTTCCCCCGTGGGCGGTGGCAGCTCGGCCTCCCCCGGAGCCTTCGTGCCCCTTGGCTTTCCGTCGACTCGGCACACCCATGAAATCTCTCGTCCAAACTTAGACATCTCGGCCCTAAAGAAGCAGTACGCCCGGCTcagggagaggcagaaacaggCTCATATCATCCTCACGG GCGAGCAAGGCAGTGGCTTCTCTTTGGCAGCCTCGCAGCTCCGCGTCGGCTCCTCCCTGGGCGGCGGCGGGACGCAGCGCTCGACGCCGCTCGCCATGAACCACCTCCTGCGGGGGAAGAAGGCGCTGACGTCCAAGACGAAGCGAGGCGCTCCCCAGGGGGTCATTCCCGTCATGGAACCGAAGAAGAAG GTCGAACGGAAATTCAGCGACTCGACGGGCGCGCGCCCCGCCCCTCAAGCACAGAAGGCCCAGCTCAAGTCCAGCTCGCGTTCCCTCCGCAGCCACTACCAGACCCTCAAGCGACCGCCCAGCAGCTGCTCGCAAAGCCCTCCCAAGGTAGAGACTCTGCACTGGAAGGATACGCCTCGCAGGGACCGGCGGGCCTCGCTGCCCTCGGGTGTCAAGCTCCTGGAAGCCCCTGCGCCCGCGCCCAGCGCCCTCGGGGTCCAGGATGAGGCAG ACGACGCCGAGGGAGGCAGCAGCACCTCGACGGAGCTGTGCGACGACGAGGACGAAGACAAGCTCAGCGACCTCGAGGCCGACGCGGCGGCGGAGGGGCGCCCGGCCACCACCTCCCCGCGCCTCGAGACCGTCACGGAGGTCCAGAAGACAACGCCCGCCAAGCAGCCACGAAGAAGGCAAGAAGCTAAGGCAATAACctcacagagagagaaatcggcCGCTGAGAAAGAAACCGAACCCAAGCCAGGAACGAAGCCGCCGGTAAAAGCACCACAAGAAAAGCCGGAAGTAGTGACGGCGCAGACTAAGCCAGGATTACTCCCAGACAGTGAATCTAGAGACAAACCGGAAATAAAATCAGATATAGAATTAGAAGCAGGCAAACTCGATGACTCAAAAGCGGACATTAAACCACCGTTGCGTGAGGAGGAAGAAACTAAAACTAGTACCGAACTGGGAGAGACGAAACAAAAATCCGGTGTAGTGGAGAGCAGTGAAGAGGAAATTGCAAAGCAAGCCAAACTAGAGGatagaataaagaagataataccAGAAAATAAGCTACGAGAAATCGAATCACAAAAGGAACCAGAAACGATAATATCTGAGGGTAAAACAGAGGAAATAAAGGCAGAAAGTGAAGCGCAGGAGATAAAACCGGAAATTAAGCCAAATGAGATAAAACCAACAATTAAAGCAGCGGAGATAAAACCACCAACTGATTCAATTGAGATAAAACCAGAAATTAAAGAGATTACAGAACATGCAGCAATTGAATCACTGGAGATAAAACCAGAAATTAAgccaaaagaaataaaaccagAAATTAAGCCAGAGGAGATAAAACCAGAAATTAAACCAAAGGAAATAAAACCGGGAATTAAAGCAGTGGAGATAAAACCAGAAATTAAGCCAAAGGAAATAAAACCAGAAATTAAGCCAAAGGAAATAAAACCAGAAATTAAGCCAAAGGAAATAAAACCAGAAATTAAGCCAGAGGAGATAAAACCAGAAATTAAGCCAAAGGAAATAAAGCCGGAAATTAAAGCAGTGGAGATTAAACCAGAAATTAAAGAGATTACAGAACATGCAGCAATTGAATCCCTGGAGATCAAACCAGAAATTAAGCCAGAGGAGATAAAACCAGAAATTAAGCCAGAGGAGATAAAACCACCAACTGATTCAATTGAGATAAAACCAGAAAttgaaacaaaggaaataaaaccgGAAACTAAAGCAGTGGATATAAAACCAGAAATTAAAGAGATTGCAGAGCATGCAGCAATTGAATCCCTGGAGATAAAACCAGAAATTAAAGTAGTGGAGGTAAAACCAGCAATTGAATCAGTACAAATAAAACCAGATATAATATCAGTGGAAGTGAAACCAGCAACTGAATCAGTAGAAATAAAACCAGAAATTGAATCAGTGGAAATCAAACATAAAATGGAAGTAGAAATAAGACCCGAAAGTGAATCAGTGGAGGTCAAgccagaaataaatataaaagcagagattaaatcaaaggaaacaaaagCAGAGCATTTGTTAACAGCAATAACACAAGAAGAGATGAAAACAGATGAGTTAAAACCAAAAGATAAACAAGAGGAGGTTAAGCAAGAAGGCAAATTAGAAGAGTTCGAGCCAGAAGATGTACTGGAAACTGTGAGAGCAGAAAATACGTTACCAGAAATAAAGCCAAAGGAAGTAGGACTTGAAGACAAAACAGACGAGATAAAACTTACAAAACTAACAGCCGAGAATATCCTTGAGGAAATGAAACTGGAGAATGAAGTGGAGCTAGAGGAGACAAAGCCAGAGGCAAAAGGTGTAGAACTGAGACTGGAGGGGGTGTCGGCCACAATACTAGACGTAGGACAGCAGAGACAGGATACAACAGTTGGGGCTACTTGGGAGGAAACACCACACAAAGAAATGGCACAGGAAGGTGTGCGAGAAGGCGAGATAAGTAAAGGTGTACTGGAAAATATAGTGCAAGGTGAACAATTGGAAAAGACAATAATCGatcagaaagaggaaggggaaccaGTGGAACTAGAGGTAACCGAAGGGATATTTAAGTGGACGAAATTTGCCTTTACGGAGGAGGAAGTAAAGCCAGAAGAGATTGTAGAACATGCAGCATCCCTACCTCTCTCGCCGCACTTGCCAGCCGATGTAGCTGCAGAGAGCGATATCCCAGTTCAGGCTGAGAATCCACCACCCAGCTCTTTGTATTCCCCCAGTTACGCATTCTCTTACGGGATTCCTCTGGAGGTTCTCTTGGCTGGGAAGAATCTAACAGCTGCTGAAATCATAGCAAGGATTCCTTTTCCAAGTGACGTCAGCTTTATGAAAGGCCccgaagagatagataaattcagTGCTCAACATAATGTCACACCACAGAGGTCACCAATAGAAACTACTTTTCCAGATTTCCCATCACTTGTACCTGTCAGTGAAACTTCGCTGACGGTGAAGATGTCCCCTgattcttcaccatcattatctccatcaccatctccaaGAACGTCCCCCATTAGTGCATCACCACACAGATCTCTTACAAACACTCCTAGTATATCTCCGAACACCACACAAGAGACTAAAGCTAGCGTAAATTGGTCACAGACAGAACTGCCTTCTACACCCCCAGAATCTAGAATGGGATCGCCACTCATCCCACCCAAGTCCCCTAAAATTACAGttgaggatgaaaagaaaaatgtttttgaaATCCATTCTGGTGTTCCGGGATTTTCAACATTTGTATTTCATCCCTTAGAGGAGACTGAAGAAAAATCCCTTTCTAACATATGTCCAGAAGCTGAATTAGATTCTGAAGCAAAAGTTTTGCCTGGAGAAACAGTACAAAAGTCAAAAGATCCAAACATTACAGGCCAAAATATACGTGACTCTCCCATTCTCCATGATACTCCTTTTGTAGACACTCTAGGGTTTAGCCAAAGAAGCACTGAGAGCAATACAACATCAGATACAGAAATACCATGTCACATAGCAAAACAGTTCAATATTGATTTTGATATACAAGAAGGTAATGAAATCAAGGATGAGTCATTTTCTGATATAAGTGTTAAACACAATATCAAAGACCTTTACACCATAGGGGATGAAGATACGCAAGAGGTTTCAGAGGAAAATGACACTGATGTGCCGCCAAAACTACTAACattcagaaaaaatatatcaagGTCAAGACTCACCACCATGTTGACAGATAATGCTGAAAAGGAACCGTCTGACACAGATTCACAGGTTTATGAAGCAGGTGTGTTGACTGTTGACAGCTTTAAGACAGATACTTCCCATGATGCATGCTACTTGCCACCATCATCAAGCTTAGAGACTAAAAGTCAGTATCCCACTGCTGAAGTTTCAGATATCACCCAGCCTAAAGTGGCAAGTGCAAACAATGACTCCTTTAATATAAAACTAGGGGACATTGAAATGTGTTTGAAGACTGAACAACTCGACCAAGAAAAAGCTGCAACTTCAGAGGTAGATGTATTAAAGTCGACAAGCCCAGTTTGTAGTAGTGAAAAACCTTTGTCACCTATACCTTTGGCCACCCATTTGGTATCTAAAACAGAAATACAAGTCTCAGGGACTCGTGCCGAAGTGCCCAAGACAACCATACAAACAGATGACGATAGGCCAGTGCTGTTACATTCACAAATCAAAAGTTCTTCGTTGTCTGTTGGAGCTATGGATGTTTCTGAATCTGCTGACAATCAAGAATTAGAACAAAAATCTAGTTTTACTGAGTTTAAAGATTCATATCTTTCTTCTCAAGCAAGCAGCTCCAGAGAATCTGATGTAGGTCCTCTTGATAACAGTATTTCTTCCGCGGTAACACCACTCGAGAGTAAAATACTTGCAGAAGTAaccagagaggacagagaaattGTACATACACAGAGTCAGGCAGAGACAAATGCAGATGTCACAGCCAGGCTTTCAACAATTGTCCCTTCTAAAATATCATTGGAGGAGAGAATTTCAGCTTTGCTTCCACCTGAAACACTTGCAACATGGACTGCTAAGTATGAAAGTGATAAAGTGGCATCACTTAGTGAAGAACCAGGTGGAATATCAAACGAAGAGAAATCTTTTGAAACAAATTTGCCTTTAGTAGATGAATCTCAAGATGAAGCAAAGACCTTAATCATAGAAATGCAAGGAGGTGCATCTCATTCAGAatcatataataaagaaaatgagccAGTGCACacagaagatagacagacatccaAACAATCATCTGTAGAGACAGCTGAAAAAGCGGATCAAACTTTGAAAAAATTGTTCGAAGACTCAAAGCTGTTGcttaaagaaaataatggaaacaTAACACAAGAAAAGGTCAGAGAAGAAATACAGTGTTCACCTACAGAGCCTATTTCAAAAGACAAAAAACTACCTCTTCCGTCAGAATACGAAGATTCGGATAAGTTGCCTCCGTACAAAGAAGGGATTCAGACGACGGCCGGAAAGGGCTATGAGGAAAGTGCCTTGTTACCAATGGAGGATAAACTGGATACACAGCTTGGAAATATCCTATGTAGTACACCTAAAGTCTGTTCACCGTTTGTAGAAAGATCAGATGATATAGTGGAGTTTGCAGTTGATAAATTATCCCAAGAAACAGAAATAGGAACCAGCAAAAGAGCTCAAGAAGGGACACAACCAGTTTCAAAATTACCTTGTGATGTCAAGCCAGACCAATCAGAGATAAAGCCAAGAGAGTCTACAGATGAGCTGGCATCCTCCCAGATGGCTGCAGGTGAGAGCATTAGTTGTTTAGGAGACGTGGATGAAGCAAGTCAGGGTCCTTCCAGGCGACAGCGAGGAGAATCGTCCCTGACTGCATCGTTGGAGGGCAGGATTTCGGCATTTCCATTCAGTATTGATTCTGAAGAAAATGTTTTATCTTTCGAGGAGACTGGTGAAGACGATGCTGTGTTTGAAAGCGGTGGGCCAGAGATGGAAACTGATTTCTTTAGTGAAAAAGATCTAAGCTCGGAAGCTATTCGCCAGAGGCTTTGGAGGGGTGTCAAATCCCTGAGTTTAGATGCTGATATCACCCTTGATCCTGATATTTTCTGCTTTTTAATACAGCAGAGTTCAAAATCTAGTCATaaagaaggcaaaagaaaaggTTTGCAAAAACGAAGAAATAGTGAAGTAGAATTGCAAGAGTTAGTAAAAGAAAATACTGAAATAATTGAGAGAATTATGAAGCAAAAGTCAGTTGAAGACGCAGGAGCACTGATATACAGCATCAAAGAGACAGATACACCAGCCAATACACCCATAGAGGAGCATGAGGAAGCAGCTCAGTCTGTGAAAAGTAACTCCAACAGAGAACACGAGAGTACCGCGAAATCCTCAAGCAGCAGCACTGAGCCACACGAACTACCCTTGGCAAACTCAAGTGGCAGTGAGCTAAGCGAAGCATTGAGTCTAGAAAAAGAAACCAGGTCTCAACACCCCAAGGAAATGCCATCAGGTCATGCGTCTCCACCTGATCAGAAGATGAGCAGTCAAGGCTCTGATATGGACCAAGCAGCAAAGAGTATCAGTACTATGAAATCATCTTCCAAAACTACCAAACTCTCACGATCTTCCAGTGTTTCACTTGAAGGTCCAATGAGACCCATCACCTTCAATCCATTCCCAACGAGGAATGTTCCCCGGCAGCCAAAGGAAGTTGCAGTAAAATTAGGTCTCTATAGCCCTACCAAAACATCCAGTAGTTCTCCAACTTAG